A window from Dysidea avara chromosome 2, odDysAvar1.4, whole genome shotgun sequence encodes these proteins:
- the LOC136246249 gene encoding uncharacterized protein isoform X1, producing MVHYISGNHFKPGQWTKICSLHFLPTDFYNFFGEYRTLREDAVPSIFPFETKKSTPRRQLVRVGLDKSSDESSMEQSNEVSQTTSDGPGPSSRNTLKCMREQSGGLEEANAEVTRLKKRLDEMKLEIIELKKCVSRKRFSFELIRESDKDVNNYTGLPSAAVFDALLDFLSPGRKRSNVVYRATAQKWTNDDEAPGEAEWREREAQPGRPASLSQEDELFLVLVRLRLNLKEYDLAHCFEVSQSSVSRIFSTWINYCYLRLGMLPCWPDRTTIQNTMPATFKEQYPNTTAIVDATEIKVDTPSSLLLQSQTYSSYKSTNTFKGLFTISPAGHMIFVSSLCTGSISDVQLVERSGFLNLLQPGDEVMADRGFTIENLLTPLGVGLNIPPFLGSRQQMDAGEVVETQQIASLRIHLERAIWRVKEFDILSGTMPASVAGSANQIWTVCCLLCNFQDPLISC from the coding sequence ATGGTGCATTATATTTCAGGTAATCATTTCAAACCAGGCCAATGGACAAAGATATGTTCCCTCCATTTTTTACCTACTGATTTTTATAACTTTTTTGGTGAATATCGCACTCTAAGAGAAGATGCAGTACCATCTATTTTTCCTTTTGAAACAAAGAAGAGTACACCAAGAAGGCAGCTTGTTAGAGTTGGATTGGATAAGTCCAGTGATGAATCCAGTATGGAGCAATCCAATGAAGTCTCACAGACAACTAGTGATGGTCCTGGGCCTAGTTCTCGTAATACTCTGAAGTGTATGAGAGAACAAAGTGGTGGGCTAGAAGAAGCCAATGCTGAAGTTACAAGATTGAAGAAAAGATTAGATGAAATGAAGTTGGAGATAATTGAGCTAAAGAAGTGTGTTTCTAGAAAGAGGTTTAGTTTTGAATTGATTCGAGAGTCAGACAAAGATGTAAATAATTACACTGGTTTACCATCTGCTGCTGTTTTTGATGCATTGCTAGACTTCCTGAGTCCAGGTAGAAAGCGTTCTAATGTGGTATATCGAGCTACTGCTCAGAAGTGGACCAATGATGATGAAGCGCCTGGGGAGGCAGAATGGAGAGAGAGGGAAGCACAACCAGGGAGACCAGCCAGCCTAAGCCAAGAAGATGAATTGTTTTTGGTGTTAGTAAGGCTGCGTCTTAATTTGAAAGAGTATGACCTTGCCCATTGTTTTGAAGTATCGCAATCTTCAGTCTCCAGGATTTTTTCTACTTGGATTAATTATTGTTACTTACGCTTAGGAATGCTCCCTTGCTGGCCAGATCGTACCACAATTCAGAATACCATGCCCGCCACTTTTAAAGAGCAATATCCGAACACTACAGCCATTGTGGATGCAACTGAAATCAAGGTTGACACACCATCATCGTTATTGTTGCAGTCACAaacttacagtagctacaaatCCACAAATACCTTCAAAGGTTTGTTTACAATAAGTCCAGCTGGGCATATGATCTTTGTGTCATCACTATGTACTGGGTCAATTTCTGATGTTCAGCTGGTGGAAAGAAGTGGATTTTTAAACTTGCTACAACCAGGAGATGAAGTTATGGCTGATCGTGGATTTACTATTGAGAATTTGCTGACTCCATTAGGTGTAGGCCTGAATATTCCACCATTTCTTGGTAGCAGACAGCAAATGGACGCAGGTGAAGTTGTAGAAACGCAGCAGATAGCTTCACTTCGTATCCACTTAGAACGGGCTATCTGGCGTGTGAAGGAGTTTGATATATTGAGTGGGACAATGCCAGCTTCGGTTGCTGGGTCAGCAAATCAGATTTGGACTGTGTGCTGTTTATTATGTAATTTTCAGGATCCTCTAATATCATGTTAA
- the LOC136246249 gene encoding uncharacterized protein isoform X2 yields MRRDVGNHFKPGQWTKICSLHFLPTDFYNFFGEYRTLREDAVPSIFPFETKKSTPRRQLVRVGLDKSSDESSMEQSNEVSQTTSDGPGPSSRNTLKCMREQSGGLEEANAEVTRLKKRLDEMKLEIIELKKCVSRKRFSFELIRESDKDVNNYTGLPSAAVFDALLDFLSPGRKRSNVVYRATAQKWTNDDEAPGEAEWREREAQPGRPASLSQEDELFLVLVRLRLNLKEYDLAHCFEVSQSSVSRIFSTWINYCYLRLGMLPCWPDRTTIQNTMPATFKEQYPNTTAIVDATEIKVDTPSSLLLQSQTYSSYKSTNTFKGLFTISPAGHMIFVSSLCTGSISDVQLVERSGFLNLLQPGDEVMADRGFTIENLLTPLGVGLNIPPFLGSRQQMDAGEVVETQQIASLRIHLERAIWRVKEFDILSGTMPASVAGSANQIWTVCCLLCNFQDPLISC; encoded by the exons ATGCGTAGGGATGTGG GTAATCATTTCAAACCAGGCCAATGGACAAAGATATGTTCCCTCCATTTTTTACCTACTGATTTTTATAACTTTTTTGGTGAATATCGCACTCTAAGAGAAGATGCAGTACCATCTATTTTTCCTTTTGAAACAAAGAAGAGTACACCAAGAAGGCAGCTTGTTAGAGTTGGATTGGATAAGTCCAGTGATGAATCCAGTATGGAGCAATCCAATGAAGTCTCACAGACAACTAGTGATGGTCCTGGGCCTAGTTCTCGTAATACTCTGAAGTGTATGAGAGAACAAAGTGGTGGGCTAGAAGAAGCCAATGCTGAAGTTACAAGATTGAAGAAAAGATTAGATGAAATGAAGTTGGAGATAATTGAGCTAAAGAAGTGTGTTTCTAGAAAGAGGTTTAGTTTTGAATTGATTCGAGAGTCAGACAAAGATGTAAATAATTACACTGGTTTACCATCTGCTGCTGTTTTTGATGCATTGCTAGACTTCCTGAGTCCAGGTAGAAAGCGTTCTAATGTGGTATATCGAGCTACTGCTCAGAAGTGGACCAATGATGATGAAGCGCCTGGGGAGGCAGAATGGAGAGAGAGGGAAGCACAACCAGGGAGACCAGCCAGCCTAAGCCAAGAAGATGAATTGTTTTTGGTGTTAGTAAGGCTGCGTCTTAATTTGAAAGAGTATGACCTTGCCCATTGTTTTGAAGTATCGCAATCTTCAGTCTCCAGGATTTTTTCTACTTGGATTAATTATTGTTACTTACGCTTAGGAATGCTCCCTTGCTGGCCAGATCGTACCACAATTCAGAATACCATGCCCGCCACTTTTAAAGAGCAATATCCGAACACTACAGCCATTGTGGATGCAACTGAAATCAAGGTTGACACACCATCATCGTTATTGTTGCAGTCACAaacttacagtagctacaaatCCACAAATACCTTCAAAGGTTTGTTTACAATAAGTCCAGCTGGGCATATGATCTTTGTGTCATCACTATGTACTGGGTCAATTTCTGATGTTCAGCTGGTGGAAAGAAGTGGATTTTTAAACTTGCTACAACCAGGAGATGAAGTTATGGCTGATCGTGGATTTACTATTGAGAATTTGCTGACTCCATTAGGTGTAGGCCTGAATATTCCACCATTTCTTGGTAGCAGACAGCAAATGGACGCAGGTGAAGTTGTAGAAACGCAGCAGATAGCTTCACTTCGTATCCACTTAGAACGGGCTATCTGGCGTGTGAAGGAGTTTGATATATTGAGTGGGACAATGCCAGCTTCGGTTGCTGGGTCAGCAAATCAGATTTGGACTGTGTGCTGTTTATTATGTAATTTTCAGGATCCTCTAATATCATGTTAA